In the Topomyia yanbarensis strain Yona2022 chromosome 3, ASM3024719v1, whole genome shotgun sequence genome, one interval contains:
- the LOC131692228 gene encoding zinc finger protein 62 homolog isoform X3, giving the protein MIMEQQNPKSNEENKLGEPIEFNPSIQLKAEQIEKIDTLSEKTDRDSKLTEPVELNNSIQMKVEQMEIIHTPPENANKENNLGEPVGFNAPMKVEEIEIIDSLTELKSEPQEADAVSHRVEVCGEEFPNISLLNNHRLNQMNDEHSNSGQSTYEDENPYICDLCGRRYRKLVQIRDHMKYHKGKSFKCDQCEKAYATISNLNEHKKFHTNDKPFKCELCGKAFHSRHQLKRHSKSHSSEAPFNCELCGESFAMLWDLVLHKGDYRLKNELSKCVKHESFREISTACEICGKEYDTHRKLKVHMLSHNVRIHKCDMCEKAYSIISKLNDHKQTHLYERSYKCASCGKGYCTPKALKKHMLTHSDEKPFKCEMCEKSFRLLCQLKTHEFVHTDHKSYQCKVCDKKFKFLYTLKCHWTVHTNERPHRCDVCGKEFRTKAVLKIHQNIHTNEKSHVCEVCGREFREMANLRRHMNIHTDNKPHKCDVCGKGFREKQNLNSHKIVHESKELRPFKCEVCGKGLRHRDNLSRHMSTVHSK; this is encoded by the coding sequence ATGATCATGGAGCAGCAAAATCCAAAATCTAATGAGGAGAACAAACTAGGAGAACCCATCGAATTCAATCCCTCTATTCAGTTGAAAGCAGAACAAATCGAAAAGATAGATACATTGTCTGAAAAAACTGACAGGGACAGCAAACTAACAGAACCCGTCGAATTAAACAACTCAATCCAGATGAAAGTAGAACAAATGGAAATAATACATACACCGCCTGAAAATGCTAATAAGGAGAACAATTTAGGAGAACCCGTCGGATTCAACGCTCCGATGAAAGTAGAAGAAATCGAAATAATAGATTCATTGACTGAATTAAAATCAGAACCACAGGAAGCGGATGCCGTCAGCCACCGAGTTGAGGTTTGCGGCGAAGAATTCCCAAATATCTCCTTGCTTAATAATCATCGATTGAATCAGATGAACGATGAACATTCAAATAGTGGACAAAGCACTTACGAAGACGAAAATCCCTATATTTGTGATTTGTGTGGAAGACGTTATCGTAAACTCGTCCAGATCAGAGATCATATGAAATATCACAAAGGAAAATCGTTCAAATGTGACCAGTGTGAGAAGGCATATGCCACAATTAGCAATCTCAATGAACACAAGAAATTTCACACGAACGATAAACCATTCAAATGTGAATTGTGTGGAAAGGCATTTCATTCGCGCCACCAGCTGAAACGGCACTCAAAAAGTCACTCGAGTGAGGCACCTTTCAACTGTGAGTTGTGCGGGGAAAGCTTTGCCATGCTCTGGGATCTTGTGCTTCACAAGGGAGATTACAGACTCAAGAATGAACTTTCTAAGTGCGTCAAACACGAATCATTCAGGGAAATTAGCACGGCATGTGAGATATGTGGAAAGGAATATGATACGCACAGGAAGCTAAAAGTTCACATGCTATCTCATAATGTGAGAATTCACAAATGTGACATGTGTGAGAAAGCATATAGTATAATTAGTAAGCTTAATGATCATAAGCAAACTCACTTATATGAACGGTCATATAAATGTGCATCGTGTGGAAAAGGGTATTGTACGCCGAAAGCATTAAAAAAGCACATGCTTACTCATTCAGATGAGAAACCTTTCAAGTGTGAAATGTGTGAGAAAAGCTTTCGTCTGCTCTGTCAACTCAAAACACATGAATTTGTGCACACAGATCATAAAAGTTACCAATGTAAAGTGTGCGATAAGAAGTTCAAATTTCTGTACACCTTAAAATGCCACTGGACAGTTCATACAAATGAGAGACCGCACCGATGTGATGTGTGTGGGAAAGAATTTCGTACAAAAGCGGTCCTGAAAATCCATCAGAATATTCACACGAACGAAAAATCGCATGTATGTGAAGTATGTGGAAGAGAATTTCGCGAAATGGCGAATCTCAGAAGACACATGAATATTCACACAGACAACAAGCCGCACAAATGTGATGTGTGTGGGAAGGGATTTCGCGAAAAGCAGaacctcaacagccacaagattGTTCACGAAAGCAAAGAGCTAAGACCGTTCAAGTGTGAAGTGTGCGGAAAAGGACTTCGTCATCGTGATAACCTCAGCCGTCACATGTCGACAGTTCACTCGAAGTAA
- the LOC131686938 gene encoding zinc finger protein 678-like — MKAANSDKHCCVISTRPIFHGQNCVYCMIMEQQNPKSNKEKKLGEPVEINASVQLKVEQIEMTETLSEKADRDNKIKEPIELNTSIQVKVEEMDIIDTPPENANKENKLGEPVGFNAPIPMKVEEIEIIDSLTELKSEPQEADVVSHRCEVCGKVFPLISLLDDHRLDHTKDEDSNSGPSTCEDENPYICDLCGRRYRKLVQIRDHMKYHKGKPFKCDVCEKPFATISNLNEHKKFHTNDKPFKCELCEKAFHARHQLKRHSYNHTTETQFNCELCGEGFSTLWDLVLHKGDYRLKNELSKCVKHESFRVVSTACEICGKEYDTLRKLKCHMQSHNVRIHKCDMCEKAFSIIGKLMLISCEVCGKEFREKGVLKTHQNIHTNEKSHMCEVCGREFREIPNLKRHMNIHTDKKPHKCDVCGKGFREMQNLSRHKMVHESIELKPYKCEVCGKGLRYRDNLSRHISTVHSK; from the exons ATGAAGGCAGCAAATTCCGATAAGCACTGTTGCGTTATAAGCACCAGGCCAATATTTCATGGGCAAAACT GTGTCTACTGCATGATCATGGAGCAGCAAAATCCAAAATCTAACAAGGAGAAAAAACTAGGAGAACCCGTCGAAATCAACGCCTCTGTTCAGTTGAAAGTAGAACAAATCGAAATGACAGAGACATTGTCTGAAAAAGCTGACAGAgacaataaaataaaagaacCCATCGAATTAAACACCTCAATCCAGGTGAAAGTAGAAGAAATGGATATAATAGACACACCGCCTGAAAATGCCAATAAGGAGAACAAATTAGGAGAACCCGTCGGATTCAACGCCCCTATTCCGATGAAAGTAGAAGAAATCGAAATAATAGATTCATTGACTGAATTAAAATCAGAACCACAGGAAGCGGATGTCGTTAGCCACCGATGTGAGGTTTGTGGCAAAGTATTCCCATTAATCTCCCTGCTTGATGATCATCGATTGGATCACACGAAAGATGAAGATTCAAACAGTGGTCCTAGTACCTGCGAAGATGAAAACCCTTACATTTGTGACTTGTGCGGAAGAAGATATCGTAAACTCGTCCAGATCAGAGATCATATGAAATATCACAAAGGAAAACCTTTCAAATGTGACGTGTGTGAGAAGCCATTTGCCACAATTAGCAATCTCAATGAACACAAGAAGTTTCACACGAACGATAAACCATTCAAGTGTGAGTTGTGTGAAAAGGCATTTCATGCGCGCCACCAGCTGAAAAGGCACTCATATAATCACACAACTGAGACACAGTTTAACTGTGAGCTGTGCGGGGAAGGATTTTCCACACTCTGGGACCTTGTGCTTCACAAGGGAGATTACAGGCTCAAGAATGAACTTTCTAAGTGCGTCAAACACGAATCATTCAGGGTAGTTAGTACAGCATGTGAGATATGTGGAAAGGAATATGATACGCTCAGAAAGCTAAAGTGCCATATGCAATCCCATAATGTGAGAATTCACAAATGTGACATGTGTGAGAAAGCATTTAGTATAATTGGTAAgcttatgctgatttc ATGTGAAGTGTGTGGGAAAGAATTTCGCGAAAAAGGTGTCCTCAAAACCCACCAGAATATTCACACAAACGAAAAATCACACATGTGTGAAGTGTGCGGAAGAGAGTTTCGCGAAATACCGAATCTCAAAAGACACATGAATATTCACACAGACAAAAAGCCACACAAATGTGATGTGTGTGGGAAGGGATTTCGCGAAATGCAGAACCTCAGCAGACACAAGATGGTTCACGAAAGCATAGAACTAAAACCGTACAAGTGTGAAGTGTGCGGAAAGGGTCTTCGTTATCGCGATAACCTCAGCCGTCACATATCGACAGTTCACTCGAAGTGA
- the LOC131692228 gene encoding zinc finger protein OZF-like isoform X2, with amino-acid sequence MEQQNPKSNENKLGKPVEVNTSTHLKVEEIVKIDTLPEKTDRDNKLTEPVELNTSIQVKVKEMKITDRPPKNGNKVKKISEPVEINTSIPIKVEEIEIIDSLTELKTEPQEADAANHRCEVYCENFPKNHSSEAPFNCELCGESFPMLWDLVLHKGDYRLKNELSKCAKHESLRVISTACEICGKEYDTLRKLKGHILTHSDEKPFKCEMCEKSFRLLSQLKKHDLVHTDHKRYQCKVCDKKFKFNCDLKCHWTIHTNEKPHRCDVCGKEYRTKAVLKTHQNIHTNESSHMCQVCGREFRKMSNLRRHMNIHPGTKPHRCEVCGKEFSTNALFKNHQNIHTNEKPHICEVCGRKFREMPSLIKHMNIHTGKKPHRCEVCGKEFRTKDVFKNHQYIHTNEKPHICEVCGRKFRIIRNLKRHMDIHTGKKPHRCEVCGKEFRIKDVLKNHQNIHTNEKPHICEVCGRKFREIGNLKRHMNIHTDRKSHRCDVCGKGFREKQNLNRHKIVHESKELKPFKCELCGKGLRFRDNLSRHMSTVHSM; translated from the coding sequence ATGGAGCAGCAAAATCCAAAATCTAATGAAAACAAATTAGGAAAACCCGTCGAAGTCAACACCTCTACTCATTTGAAAGTAGAAGAAATCGTAAAGATAGATACATTGCCCGAAAAAACTGACAGGGACAACAAATTAACAGAACCCGTCGAACTGAACACCTCAATTCAGGTGAAAGTAAAGGAAATGAAAATAACAGATAGGCCGCCTAAAAATGGAaataaggtgaaaaaaataagtgAACCCGTCGAAATCAACACCTCTATTCCGATTAAAGTAGAGGAAATCGAAATAATAGATTCATTGACCGAATTAAAAACGGAACCGCAGGAAGCGGATGCCGCCAACCATCGATGTGAGGTTTATTGCGAAAATTTCCCAAAAAATCACTCGAGTGAGGCACCTTTCAACTGTGAATTGTGTGGAGAAAGCTTTCCCATGCTCTGGGACCTTGTGCTTCACAAGGGGGATTACAGGCTCAAGAATGAACTTTCTAAGTGCGCCAAACACGAATCTCTCAGGGTAATTAGCACAGCATGTGAGATATGTGGAAAGGAGTATGATACGCTCAGAAAGCTAAAAGGTCATATACTGACTCATTCAGATGAGAAACCTTTCAAGTGTGAAATGTGCGAGAAAAGCTTTCGTCTGCTCAGTCAACTAAAAAAACATGACTTGGTGCACACAGATCATAAAAGATACCAATGTAAAGTGTGCGATAAGAAGTTCAAATTTAACTGCGACCTAAAATGTCACTGGACAATTCACACAAATGAAAAACCGCACAGATGTGATGTGTGTGGGAAAGAATATCGTACAAAAGCTGTTCTTAAAACTCATCAGAATATTCACACTAACGAAAGTTCTCACATGTGTCAAGTGTGTGGAAGAGAATTTCGCAAAATGTCAAATCTCAGAAGACACATGAATATTCACCCAGGCACAAAGCCGCACAGATGTGAAGTGTGTGGGAAAGAATTTAGTACAAACGCTCTCTTTAAAAACCATCAGAATATTCACACAAACGAAAAACCGCACATATGTGAAGTGTGTGGaagaaaatttcgcgaaatgcCGAGTCTCATAAAACACATGAATATTCACACTGGCAAAAAGCCGCACAGATGTGAAGTGTGTGGAAAAGAATTTCGTACAAAAGATGTCTTTAAAAACCATCAGTATATTCACACAAACGAAAAACCGCACATATGTGAAGTGTGTGGAAGAAAATTTCGCATAATACGGAATCTCAAAAGACACATGGATATTCACACAGGCAAAAAGCCGCACAGATGTGAAGTGTGTGGAAAAGAATTTCGTATAAAAGATGTCCTTAAAAACCATCAGAATATTCACACAAACGAAAAACCGCACATATGTGAAGTGTGTGGaagaaaatttcgcgaaatagGGAATCTCAAAAGACACATGAATATTCACACAGACAGAAAATCACACAGATGTGATGTGTGTGGGAAAGGATTTCGCGAAAAGCAGAACCTCAATCGTCACAAAATTGTTCACGAAAGCAAAGAACTAAAACCGTTCAAGTGTGAATTGTGCGGAAAAGGACTTCGTTTTCGCGATAACCTAAGCCGTCACATGTCGACGGTTCACTCGATGTAA